The genomic window GCTGACAAGACAGGCGTCAAAATGACTGGACCAATTCCTCTACCGACAAAACGACTTAAAGTTCCAGTTCTGAAGGCTCCTTCTGGGGCAGGCACTGCAACTTGGGACAAATGGGAAATGCGCATACACAAAAGGCTTATTGACATTGACGCCGAAGAACGCGTCATGAGGCGAATTATGAGAATACGGGTACCAGAGGACGTATACATAAGCATCGAACTACTCTAGACTCAGAAAGACAAATATGAAAGACTGAAAATTGCGAGTAAAATCGAAACAGAAAAGCTTAGCGCCCACATGGTTTTGTTCCACGTGAAAATCTTATAGCCATCCATTATGCCAAAAGGGATTAAGTTAAAGACAGCTATGAAAGAATTTATCCATGCACCAAAATACGCAATAAAAATTATAGAATAGTTGAGGTCGACAAAACTGAATATCGAGCCTGTCATAAGAAACACCGTAGCGAGCACAATGTTTGTTAAGGGTCCTGCAAAAGCTGTTTTCCCTATTGTTTCTCTATCACCTAGACCTGCAATCATAACAGCTCCTGGAGAAATAATCTTGAATAAAGGTGCGAAAATGGAAATCAAAGTGATTAAGGCTCCAATAGTGGTCAGTCGAAATTCTGCCCATAGCCCCTGGCGCTGCGCGGCCATCTTGTGAGCTATCTCGTGAATAAGGAAAGAAAAAGTGAGGAGAACCGCCAAAGATGCAGCTTCTATCAGAGTACGCCCTAGAAACAGAGAGGCACCTACGCCCATCACAAGCAAGGTTCCGACGGCTAAGTGTTTAAGCTCTGTTGTACTAAACCATATGATTCTATCTCGTCCTCGCGGCGGCACCATAGTGACAGTATGCTGATAAGAACGTTCAGTCTTTGATGTTTTCAGCGTTTTTGCTAGCTGTTCCCTGGGAGCTCGAGCACGCCAAGATTCTGGGCAATTATGATTTTCAGGTAGACGGTGTTCAACGCAGAAATGTTCGCCACAGTATGGACATTTAAAGGGCATGTAGGTTTCTGCGCCGCATTGCTTACATTCCACTTAGTTTGGCACCTTTCGCGTTTTCATTAGTTTTATGATTTATATGTTTGCTGCCTACGGGAAAAAAGCTACCAAACATTCTTGAACAAATCTTCTTTTTCGCTGATAACCAAATCTCTGGAAGAAGATTCTTCACCGAAGCTTATTCGATTTAATCCTTTAACAATTGCAACCGGTATTGCCTCTTTTCCTTGTCCCATCACAAGCTCTGCAGCACTAGCCAATTCGTCAACAACGGCGCTGAACTTGACTTGCATAACGTAACCAAACAGGTCTTCTGAGCCGCGGTAATCAAAGAAAGGGTCGATTCCCCCTAGGCCAATTGCAAAATTCACTTGTCCTCGTCTAAACGACCGACTATACGTGTCAGATATAATGACTCCCACATTTTTTCCAGTTAATTCTATGATGCTGGAACGTAGACGCCTCGCAGACTCATCGGGGTCTACCGGTAAGAGTGCATAACGGTTTGCGCCTTTTATATTGGATTTGTCTATTCCCGCGTTTATGTTAACCATGTCTCGTTTGTCTTCGACAATGAGTATTTCCTGTGAGGCTTTTAGAAAACGCTTTGATTCGCTCAAAACCAACTCTACAAGCTTCGGGTTTTTCCCTGTTGCTTCTGCAATTTCTAACGCTTTTCTAGAAGGTTTTACTGTATCCAGCTGAACCACGCGGTCTTCAGCCTTGGAAATCACCTTCTGCGCAACAATAAGGATGTCTCCGTCTTCAATCTCGACATTGTTGTTCTCTGCTGCTGAAACAATCAAATCGGCCAAATCATCACCTGCTTTTATAAGAGGAATACCTTCAAGCCCAAAAATACCAAGTTTCTTCACCATTTCAACTGCCTTCTAACTTAAGACTTAAAGTCTAGCCACATCAACAAGAAACCGAAACAACGCTGACAACATTTATTAGTTTATCTCCTTCTACAAACTCGAAAACCTATGGAGCTAAAACTAAACCAACATTTGACTCCTTTCAATTTGGAGAATACTCTACAATGTGGACAACTGTTTAGATGGGAGAAGCATGGTGGCTTGTGGTATGGCATAGCTGAACAGCGAGTTTTCAAAGTTCGACAGACAAACGATGTTCTTGAGTTTGAAGGCGCGAATGTTGACTTTGTAAAGAATTATTTTCGTTTAGACGACGATCTACCGCATATAATTTCTGAAATCAGCCAAGACTCTCTGATGAAACATGCCATTCAAATATTTCTTGGATTGCGCATAATAAGACAAAATCCTTGGGAGTGCCTAATTTCCTACATCTGCGCCACTCATAAAAGCATACCAGCCATCAAAAACATGATTTTCGATTTGTCAAAACAATTTGGTGATAAAATCGCTTTTGAGGACTATAATTTTTATACGTTTCCAGACGCAGCTGCATTGGCAAATGCCACTCTGGATGAACTCAGAAGATGCAAATTAGGATTTCGGGCAAAACGAGTTCGAGAAACAGCGAGAATGATCAACTGTAACAAAATCGATTTCGAAATGTTGAAAACGATTGATTATGAGATGGCTAAAGGCAAACTACTGCAGCTTCCTGGGGTTGGGAATAAGGTGGCTGACTGTGTTTTACTCTTTTCTCTGGAGAAGCTGGAAGCGTTTCCAGTGGATGTTTGGATGAAGCGCATAGTTCAGAATCACTACGCGAACCATTTTGATGCCCTGTTCATTGAGAAGCTCTCAGCGAAAAAATCGCTATATTCAAAGGATTACAACAGAATAGGTTCGTTTGCTAGAGACTATTTCGGAAAGTATGCTGGATACGCTCAGGAATATTTGTTTCATTTTGTTAGAAGCAAAGTAGCCTAAAGGTCCAGTCTGACAAGAGCAAAATCCAAGTCTATCTCCTCTTTGACTTGGAATCCTTTTCTAAGATAAAGTCCGATGGGTCCAGAAGGATTGTTCGTTGAGCTCCTTCTGGCGAAGGTTTCGACAGCCTTGAAACCACGTTTTCTTAAATCAATGATTACTTCGTTGAGAAGTTTTTTACCTAGGCTTTTTCCTCGGAATTTTTCTTCTCTAATGTAGAGGCAAGAGATGAAAGCAACGTTCTCTTCAGCTGTTCTTAGCTTTTTAACTCCGTATTCTTTGATGTTTGGGAATCTGTTTGAGGTGGAGTACTGAACGTAGCCTATCGGCTTGTTTTCAGTGTATAGTATTTTGCCGCAGTTTCCAAACTCTTCTAATGTTTTAAGAAACCAAGCGGCTTTCATCGATGCATGTTTTAGTTTTTCTTTTTGCTGCAGTTCTTGCCTGCTTTGTTCGAGAACGCTTGGGTTTTCCCAGTACAGGCAACTTCTGCATGGTTCAGGGATGTCATTGACATTATCTCGTGTAATGTTTTTGATTGAAACTTTCATATTGTCTATCTCTTCAAAATTCTCACGGAGTTGGCGGTGGAGGCGGTAACGGAGGAGCAGTTCTTGAAACAACGGTAGTTCCGGCCATGCGGTCACTTATTTTTTGATGGGGATCGCCCGGCGTTGCTAAGCTGATAATTACATCTATGAGAACTAAAATCCAGTAAATCTTACTAATGTTTCTGATGAAAGCCAAATCTAAAGCGGGTCTGTGTCCACCGAGCTCAATAGTTTTTAGGTTCATTATTTTCTTGCCAACAGTCCATCCATAGTAGAACTCGAGCAAAGCGAAGTACAAGATACTTAAGACTCCCGCAAAGAAGGGAAATGTGAAAAAGTGAAAAGGAATGGTGATAATCGCTACGATTATTGAAGTACCTATGCCCACTATTATGCTGTCGATAATAAAAGCCACAAGTCTCCTTATCCAGTGATCTTGAAGCCGTGTATCTCTTCCGACTCTTTCAAAGCCTGTTGACATAGTTTTCCACAAGCAGATTCCTGTTAGTCTTTACGATATATATCATTTCTGCCCTTTGCGAAAAAGAAAGAAAAAATGGGGAGTTTTTAGCCTTTCATAACTGCCATTGGGAACAGTTGAGCGACACGTGTAGCAATTCCTACTTTGTCGCTTACCTCCACCACTTTATCTACATTCTTATAGGCCAGATCAGCTTCCTCTGCAAGGCCAACCGCACTTGCCGCTCGAACCACCATTCCACGTTTCTCCAAAGCCCTTTTAACATCACCACCCCAGAACCTTCGTCTTGCCGCAGTTCGACTCATCATTCTACCAGCCCCGTGAGCCGTAGACCCAAAAGACACTTCCATAGCTTTCGCCGCGCCAACCAGAAGCCACGAACTTGAACCCATGCTCCCTGGAATAATAACAGGTTGCCCAAATTCGCGGTAATCAACGGGCACAGCAGGATTACCTGGTGGAAAAGCTCTCGTAGCCCCTTTCCGGTGAATCCAAACTTTCTTGCGTTGACCGTTAACTCGATGTTCTTCAATTTTAGCGATATTATGTGCCACATCATAGACAAGTTGAAGACCGAATGTTTCCGCTGGCTGCTTGAACACACGTTTAAAACTTTGTCTCACCCAATGTGTTATGGCTTGGCGGTTAGAGAAGGCATAGTTAACTGCACATGACATCGCTTGGAAATAGTCTTCTGCTTCTTTAGTATTCCCAGGGGCGCACGCAAGCTCTCGATCAGGTAAGTTAATTTTGTATTTATGCACCGCCCGCTCCATTACTCGGAGATAGTCGGAACAAATCTGATGTCCATAACCACGAGAACCGCAATGAATCATGACAGTGACTTGTCCTTCCTCATTTATGCCGAAGGCTTTAGCCACATCAGGATTGTAGATTTTGCCGACTTTCTGAATTTCAATGAAATGGTTTCCTGAGCCTAAAGTGCCAATTTGAGTTGTTCCCCGGTTTTTGGCCGTGGTTGAAACTTTATCGGAGTTCGCTGATTTCATATTGCCTCTCTCCTCACAATGTTCAACATCTTCTTTCCATCCCATTCCCTTCTCCACAATCCACGGAACCCCTTCTACTGCTAGTCTGTCGAGTTCGTTTGTTGTAATTCGAAAGTCTTTTCTGCGGCTACCGAGGCCGCATGGAACGTTGTTGAAGATCGTGTTTGTCAAATCTGTTAGCTTGGGCTGTACGTCTTCTTCGCTAAGGTTGGTCGTCAGTAATCTTACGCCACAGTTTATGTCGTACCCTACCCCTCCAGGACTGATAACCCCTTCTTCATAATCTGTCGCAGCAACTCCTCCAATAGGGAAGCCGTATCCTTCATGTCCATCAGGCAATGTTATTGCGTACTTGTAAATGCCCGGCAAATGAGTGACATTGGTGCACTGTTTCAACGTTCTATCTGTCTTCATTTTTTCCAATAGTTCTTCATCTGCAAGTACTAAACCTGGAACGCGCATGCCGGGTTTGTATTTTTGTGGGATGCGCCATGAGTAGTTATCAAGTCTTTCGAGGGGGATGTTATAGATTGAGCGTCTCTTCTGTTTTGTTTTATTCAACTCTTTTCACTCTATAAAGTGTGAACGTAAGGCTAGATATAAGTAATTTTGGTGTAGATACCAAAGATTTCAAGCTGTTAACAATTGGCGTGCTGAGTCAATTGAAACTCTATTACTGACGTATCTTTGCCTTATATTTGAAATAATCTCTGAAACCTTGGATGTTTTGCAAAATGATGCCTCTGCTCATGATAGGGTGAATTTTAATGTACTCATTTACTTTACGTACGGCGGAATCTCTTCTTGAGATTTCCTCTTCCATCTCTTCTATAGTCGCATTGTTCTTCATTTTTTCAGCTATAACGTCCGCCCAGAGTCTCAATTGGTCAGCATGCGTCTATAGGTGCTCTAAAGCGTCTGTTGTTCGGCCAAAATGCGAATAGTATAACAGCTTAGGTTTCAATTGCTTCAGTTTTTCGATTGAAGTCAATTTTGTCTCAAAATGAAAAGGCGGCGGGGTTGTCGGTATGGCGACATCGTATTCAGGTATGTAGATTCCAGCTGAATCTCCAGGAAAAACGTCTTGGCTTCTTTTTTCGTAGAAACTTTGGTGGTGAGATGCGTGACCAGGAGTTTCTATAACTGCTAGTTCAACGCCTTCTCCCAAATCGAATATCATTCCATCTTCTGCAGTTATTATTCGCTCGTTGGCAACTGGCATAAGTTCCTCGTAGAGCTTAGCAACCTTGCCTAACACCTGTTGCGCCTGCGTCCACAACTTCTCTGGGTTTATAATGTATGGAACGCCTCTCTTATGAACAATTATTTTTGCCTTTGGTAAGTAGCTAAGAAGTGCACCTGCACCTCCGCAATGATCCAAGTGAATGTGGGAAACCGCCACATGGTCAACATCTTTGACATCCACTTTTTATCTCCTTCAGTCCAGCCAACAGGTTTGGAACAGTTGCTGTGGGTCCAGTTTCAATGATTGCCACTTTATCTGCTTCTAGTACGTAGGATGCGATAAAACTGCTAAAACCAGCTGGTTTGAGATCTATCAAGGAAATGTGCCGGTCGAGTCTGGTGCTGAACACTTCTTTACACGACCACAATACCACCGCACTAGCGCTTTTAACCCTTTCAAAAAGCGAATTTTATGCAGTTCTCTAAAGCATTTCATAAATTATGACTGCCTTTAGTGTTGATGTCATAGATATGTGCAGGATGAAGAATGACGAATATCTGATGCTACAATGTTTCTATTATTTGCTATTTGATGAAGCCTGAAATGCCTTAACGCTAGATTCAGTAATAGTCAACCAGTTGCCCATCATTTGTCCAATCGACATTTTAGGAAATCGTTGTTTGAAGCCGTTATCGCATACTTCTCTCAATGTTGCTGCATAAGTGTCGCACACACATTTTCAAAGAGCTAATTTTATTAGTCACAATCGCGCAATGTTTATATTGGGAAATCCATCCTTTGGTTTCCCTTAGCGACTAGTCATCGCTATCAACGTTAAAAACGTCCCGTAACTCTTCCGGCGGCGGCGTCAACTCAGACGTTAAAGGCGCTTAGAAACGCCCTAAGGATGACCAAAACACGGTTGACCTCCAGTTACGGGGACAAAAAAATGGAGACCTGATGATCAAAGTTAGGTCTAACATGGGCTTAGCGCACACGCAACAACCCCCAAATCCAACCCACAGCAAAAGCGGCAAAAACTCCCAACTACGACACAAATCCGGTTGATCCTGCCGGACCTTACTGCTATCGGGATAGGACTAAGACATGCTAGTTGTGCGTCTCCCAGCCATGAAAGAGACGCGGCATACAGCTCAGTAACATGTGGCTAACCTGCCCTTAGGACAGAGACAACCCCGGGAAACTGGGGCTAATCTCTGATAGGTGTGGAGTTCTGGAATGAATCTACACCTAAAAGATGCCTGAATCACGCTTTAGACATCGCCTAAGGATGGGGCCGCAGCCGATCAGGTTGTTGGTGAGGTAACGGCTCACCAAGCCTATAACCGGTACGGGCCGCGGGAGCGGTAGCCCGGAGATGGACACTGAGATAAGGGTCCAGGCCCTACGGGGCGCAGCAGTCGCGAAAACTCCACAATGCGCGAAAGCGCGATGGGGCTATCCCGAGTGCCGTCCGCTGAGGATGGCTTTTCTCCAGTGTAAGGAGCTGGAGGAATAAGGAGAGGGCAAGACTGGTGTCAGCCGCCGCGGTAATACCAGCTCTCCGAGTGGTAGGGATGTTTATTGGGCCTAAAGCGTCCGTAGCCGGCTCATCAAGTCCTCCGTTAAATCCAGCGATTCAATCGTTGGGCTGCGGGGGATACTGTTGGGCTAGGGGACGGGAGAGGCCGACGGTATTCCCGGAGTAGGGGTGAAATCCTATAATTCCGGGAGGACCACCAGTGGCGAAGGCTGTCGGCTAGAACGAGCTCGACGGTGAGGGACGAAAGCTGGGGTAGCGAACCGGATTAGATACCCGGGTAGTCCCAGCCGTAAACGATGCGGGCTAGGTGTTAGGGTGGCTACGAGCCACTCTAGTGCCGCAGCGAAGGCATTAAGCCCGCCGCCTGGGGAGTACGGCCGCAAGGCTGAAACTTAAAGGAATTGGCGGGGGAGCACCACAAGGCGTGAAGCGTGCGGTTTAATTGGAGTCAACACCGGAAACCTTACCGGGGGCGACAGCAGATTGAAGGCCAGATTGACGATCTTGCCAGACAAGCTGAGAGGAGGTGCATGGCCGTCGCCAGTTCGTGCCGTGAGGTGTCCTGTTAAGTCAGGCAACGATCGAGACCCACGTTCCCTGTTGCTACCAAGGAAAGTTTCCAAGGGGCACTCTGGGAGGACAGCCGCCGATAAGGCGGAGGAAGGAGTGGGCCACGGCAGGTCAGTATGCCCCGAATCCCCCGGGCCACACGCGTGCTGCAATGGCCGGTACAATGGGTTCCTACCTCGTGAGAGGATGGTAATCCCTAAAGCCGGTCGTAGTTTGGATCGAGGGCTGCAACCCGCCCTCGTGAAACTGGAATGCCTAGTAATCGCGTGTCATTAACGCGCGGTGAATACGTCCCTGCTCCTTGCACACACCGCCCGTCGTTCCACTCGAGTGGGCTTTGGGTGAGGCGCGGTCCTTGGTGGCTGTGTCGAGCCTGAGGTTCGCGAGAGGGGAAAAGTCGTAACAAGGTGGCCGTAGGGGAACCTGCGGCCGGATCACCTCCTAAGTAAGCAATGCTTTGCTTGTGGGTTGGAGGGGAAAGATTGTCCAGTGCGCTAAGCTTGATGCTACTTTTATTTCATTGTTGAAGAAAAAATAGATGGGGTAGGCGGTTTTTAATGTCTCAATTGCTTATTCTTTTTTAAGGGTGATTTCCATTGTTGAGACGTTTCTCGGGTTGCCGCCTTCTCTGGGTGTGATCTGCTCTGTACCTATGGCGATAGCGTTGACTTTGGCGTCTTTGAAGAATCGATTGCGAACGATTTCAGCGACATCAACAGCTGTGCTTATGGCGCGACCACGTGCCTTTAATGTGACTTCGGTTGTGTTGCCCATGTTAAAGCCTGTAATGACTGCCATGACGTAGTTCATTGGAGGTTTGTTTCCGACGTAAATCACGCTTGGTTCTGTACTCATTTTGTATATCTGCCTTCTTTGTGTATATGATAACTTAAACAATTGACAGACTAATATATGAACGTATAGGAACAAAAAACTAGAATTAAAGTAGGACAATCACCGCGTGTCCTTAACTTCTTCCTTTCTCACGTGTTTGCCATCCATCTAGAGCCTGCAATGGAGAGCCTAATCCCGGGAGCCACATACCTCTACAGCCCCATGTCTAGTTGTGCTCAGTAAAGTTAATAGGAGACAATCCTTACAAGCCTTTAAGCTCATAATTCAAAAGGGATTCACAAGCATGCCAAGATTCAAACAAATTGCAGATATCCTAAAGCTCATGGATAAAAAAGAGAACATACGGGACGTCGGAATAATCGCCCATATAGATCATGGCAAAACAACTATGACAGACAGCCTTCTCACTGAAGCGGGCCTCCTAAGCCCCAAAATCGCAGGTGTGGCCCGAGCCCTAGACTACCTTGAGGAAGAGCAAAAACGAGGAATTACAATAAAAACCGCCAACATCAGCCTTCTCCACAAGGAAAAAGGCACCCTCTACCTAATTAACCTCATTGATACTCCAGGCCACGTAGATTTTACAGGGAAAGTTACACGTGCCCTGCGCGCCATAGACGGAGTGGTAGTGGTCGTGGACGCAGTTGAAGAAGTCATGGTTCAAACCGAAACGGTCACTCGCCAAGCCCTTAACGAACGCGTAAAACCCGTATTATTCATAAACAAAGTCGACCGCCTAATCAAAGAGCTCAAACTAGGTCCAGATGAAATCCAAACAAAACTCGCTCGCATAATACGTGACTTCAACAACCTTATCGCCCTATATGGCGAGGCTGAACAAAAAGAAAACTGGAAAGTTGACGCCGCAAAAGGTACAGTTGCTTTCGGTTCAGCTCTCCACCGCTGGGGTTTTACCGTCGACATCGCTAAAGAAAAAGACATCAAGTTCAACGACATAATAAATGCTTACAAGAACGAGAAAGTCGAGGAGCTAGTCCAAGAACTACCCCTTTTCAAGGCTATCCTCACAATGGTCGTCAAGCATCTGCCAAACCCCATAGAAGCTCAAAGATACCGAATTCCAAAAGTCTGGAAAGGCGACATTGACTCTGAACTAGGAAAAGCCATGATGAACGTTGACTCTAAAGGTCCAACAGTGATGTGCATTACATTAGCACAGATGGACCCCCATGCCGGACTAGTAGCCACGGGACGCATATTCTCCGGAGTTGTGAGGGAAGGAGAACAAGTATACCTTGTAGGCGCTAAAAGAGACTACCGCGTACAACAAGTTTCCATGTACATGGGTGCCTTCAGAGAGGTTGTTGGTCAGATAGATGCAGGCAACATAGCTGCGGTTCTTGGCCTTGATCAGGCAAGAGCAGGTGAAACTCTGGTAAGCGTCAATAGTAAAGATGGGATGGTTCCTTTCGAGCGCATAAAATACGTCTCCGAGCCAGTCATCACAATAGCCATTGAACCCAAACACCCTAGGGATTTACCTCGTCTTATCGATGTCATGCACCGCTTAGCCATTGAAGACCCCAACTTGGTAACAAGCATAAACAAGGAAACCGGCGAATACCTGCTAAGTGGGATGGGCGAGCTTCACCTAGAAATCGCAGTAAAGTTTCTCAGAGAATTCGCGGGTGGGGACCTCGAAATAATTACGTCCAAACCACTAGTGGTCTACAGAGAATCAACTCTGTCGCCAGGCGTAGTGGTCATGGCAAAAAGTCCGAACAAACATAATAAGTTCTGGATACAACTGGAGCCGCTTGAAAAGAATATTATTCAGTTGATTGAGAAGGGTGACTTAACAGAGGAGATGGGGCGAAAAAAAATGGGCACTGTTTTGAAAGAAGCAGGCTGGCCCACTGAACAGGCAAGAAACATATGGGCACTTGAACAGCATAGAAATATTCTGGTTGACTTGACAAAAGGCGTACAGTATCTGCGGGAAGTTCGGGACATGCTAATTTCAGGTTTCACGTGGGCCTGCCAAAATGGGCCGCTGTGTGAAGAGCCCATTCGAGGATTGAAAGTGAAGCTAATGGATGCCTCGTTGCATGAGGACCCTGTGCATAGAGGCCCGGCGCAAATTATGCCAGCTGCTCGACGTGGAATTCTTGGCTCATTCTTGTCTTCGAACCCTGTCATTATTGAGCCCGTCTACAAGATCGGCGTGTCTGTAGCAGCTCAATGGGTTGGTGAAGTTTCTGGTTTGATCACTAGAAAGAGAGGACGTATCATTGCCTCTGAGCAGAAAGGTCATTTAACGATGATTACAGGGTTTATTCCTGTCGCTGAAACTTTCGGATTGTCTGCTGAAATGAGGTCGGCTACTTCAGGGCATGCTTT from Candidatus Bathyarchaeota archaeon includes these protein-coding regions:
- a CDS encoding RDD family protein; this encodes MSTGFERVGRDTRLQDHWIRRLVAFIIDSIIVGIGTSIIVAIITIPFHFFTFPFFAGVLSILYFALLEFYYGWTVGKKIMNLKTIELGGHRPALDLAFIRNISKIYWILVLIDVIISLATPGDPHQKISDRMAGTTVVSRTAPPLPPPPPTP
- the albA gene encoding DNA-binding protein Alba — translated: MSTEPSVIYVGNKPPMNYVMAVITGFNMGNTTEVTLKARGRAISTAVDVAEIVRNRFFKDAKVNAIAIGTEQITPREGGNPRNVSTMEITLKKE
- the cofE gene encoding coenzyme F420-0:L-glutamate ligase, with the translated sequence MVKKLGIFGLEGIPLIKAGDDLADLIVSAAENNNVEIEDGDILIVAQKVISKAEDRVVQLDTVKPSRKALEIAEATGKNPKLVELVLSESKRFLKASQEILIVEDKRDMVNINAGIDKSNIKGANRYALLPVDPDESARRLRSSIIELTGKNVGVIISDTYSRSFRRGQVNFAIGLGGIDPFFDYRGSEDLFGYVMQVKFSAVVDELASAAELVMGQGKEAIPVAIVKGLNRISFGEESSSRDLVISEKEDLFKNVW
- a CDS encoding elongation factor EF-2, with the protein product MPRFKQIADILKLMDKKENIRDVGIIAHIDHGKTTMTDSLLTEAGLLSPKIAGVARALDYLEEEQKRGITIKTANISLLHKEKGTLYLINLIDTPGHVDFTGKVTRALRAIDGVVVVVDAVEEVMVQTETVTRQALNERVKPVLFINKVDRLIKELKLGPDEIQTKLARIIRDFNNLIALYGEAEQKENWKVDAAKGTVAFGSALHRWGFTVDIAKEKDIKFNDIINAYKNEKVEELVQELPLFKAILTMVVKHLPNPIEAQRYRIPKVWKGDIDSELGKAMMNVDSKGPTVMCITLAQMDPHAGLVATGRIFSGVVREGEQVYLVGAKRDYRVQQVSMYMGAFREVVGQIDAGNIAAVLGLDQARAGETLVSVNSKDGMVPFERIKYVSEPVITIAIEPKHPRDLPRLIDVMHRLAIEDPNLVTSINKETGEYLLSGMGELHLEIAVKFLREFAGGDLEIITSKPLVVYRESTLSPGVVVMAKSPNKHNKFWIQLEPLEKNIIQLIEKGDLTEEMGRKKMGTVLKEAGWPTEQARNIWALEQHRNILVDLTKGVQYLREVRDMLISGFTWACQNGPLCEEPIRGLKVKLMDASLHEDPVHRGPAQIMPAARRGILGSFLSSNPVIIEPVYKIGVSVAAQWVGEVSGLITRKRGRIIASEQKGHLTMITGFIPVAETFGLSAEMRSATSGHAFWQTAFDHWEKAPENVTAEVIKTIRERRGLSPDVPSASRFIDQA
- a CDS encoding GNAT family N-acetyltransferase — its product is MKVSIKNITRDNVNDIPEPCRSCLYWENPSVLEQSRQELQQKEKLKHASMKAAWFLKTLEEFGNCGKILYTENKPIGYVQYSTSNRFPNIKEYGVKKLRTAEENVAFISCLYIREEKFRGKSLGKKLLNEVIIDLRKRGFKAVETFARRSSTNNPSGPIGLYLRKGFQVKEEIDLDFALVRLDL
- a CDS encoding RtcB family protein, producing MPLERLDNYSWRIPQKYKPGMRVPGLVLADEELLEKMKTDRTLKQCTNVTHLPGIYKYAITLPDGHEGYGFPIGGVAATDYEEGVISPGGVGYDINCGVRLLTTNLSEEDVQPKLTDLTNTIFNNVPCGLGSRRKDFRITTNELDRLAVEGVPWIVEKGMGWKEDVEHCEERGNMKSANSDKVSTTAKNRGTTQIGTLGSGNHFIEIQKVGKIYNPDVAKAFGINEEGQVTVMIHCGSRGYGHQICSDYLRVMERAVHKYKINLPDRELACAPGNTKEAEDYFQAMSCAVNYAFSNRQAITHWVRQSFKRVFKQPAETFGLQLVYDVAHNIAKIEEHRVNGQRKKVWIHRKGATRAFPPGNPAVPVDYREFGQPVIIPGSMGSSSWLLVGAAKAMEVSFGSTAHGAGRMMSRTAARRRFWGGDVKRALEKRGMVVRAASAVGLAEEADLAYKNVDKVVEVSDKVGIATRVAQLFPMAVMKG
- the rpsJ gene encoding 30S ribosomal protein S10, with the protein product MARKARIRLTSTDYKRLEGVCNELKAIADKTGVKMTGPIPLPTKRLKVPVLKAPSGAGTATWDKWEMRIHKRLIDIDAEERVMRRIMRIRVPEDVYISIELL
- a CDS encoding MBL fold metallo-hydrolase: MDVKDVDHVAVSHIHLDHCGGAGALLSYLPKAKIIVHKRGVPYIINPEKLWTQAQQVLGKVAKLYEELMPVANERIITAEDGMIFDLGEGVELAVIETPGHASHHQSFYEKRSQDVFPGDSAGIYIPEYDVAIPTTPPPFHFETKLTSIEKLKQLKPKLLYYSHFGRTTDALEHL